AGCGGATGGGTCGCGGTGCAGGCCTATACGTTCCGCCGCCGGCTGGGGCGCCGGGTGGCGGTGATCGCGGTGAGCGACGCCGGGATCGGGTTTCGCCGATCGCTGGAGAGCACCCAGGCCAAGCGCTACGGCGAGCGCTGGGGCGACGGCGCGGCGCTGGAGGCGGCGTTGATTCAGAACGTGAGCCGTTTCCGCGATCCGGGCCGGGGCCAGGGCCTCGCCGCCATCAAGCGGTTCCTCGACCAATGGAAGGGCAAGATCTCGATCCGCAGCGGCACGGCCCGACTTGCCATCGTGCCCGCCTGGGATGAGGATGTTCCGTTGAGCGACCACCTCCCCTTCTTTCCCGGAGCCCAGGTGCAGATCACCATCCCCGCGCAGAGCGCCGAGGTCCGATGATCGAAACCATCCGGATCGGCCACCTGTTGCGTGAGACGGTCGCCGCGCCCTACCGCAATCTGGTCACCCGCCCCACCGGCGTGGCGGTGCGCACCCGCATCGAGGAGGCGCTGGCCCACTCCAGCTGCCAGACGGCCTTTCTGGACTTCTCCGACATCGAGCTGCTCGACTTCAGCTGCGCCGACGAGGTGGTGGCCAAGCTGCTCCTGGCCGATACCGAGCGCGGCGTCCGCTTCCTGGTGCTGCAGGGGCTGCGAGAGGACCAGCACGAGGCGATCGATCACGTGCTGACCCACCACCGGCTCGTGATGGTGGCGCTGCCGGGTGACGATCACGGCGTTCCGCGGCTGCTCGGCTGGGTGAGCGCGGACGCGCGGACCGCGTTCGCCTACGTGTGTGAGCTGGGGCCGCTGAGCGGGGCCGAGCTCGCGCGGGTCCTGGCCTGGAGCGAGGCGCGGAGCCGCGAGGCGCTGCAGTCGCTGGAGCTGCAACGTCTGGTGCGTCGCGACGGCGAGCTGTATCACCCGCTTCTCATCACATGACCCCCCGCCGCCTCGGACTCTCGACGACGGCGATCCACGGTAATCCTCATCGGCGGGCCGACTGGTCGCCGGTGGCGCCGTCCATCGTCCAGAGCAGCACGTTCACCAATCCGGTCGGCTCCCAGGAAGACATTCTCTACGGTCGCTACGGCAACACGCCCAATCAGGTCTCGGTGGCCGCGAAGTACGCCCTGCTGGAGGGGGCGGAGGACGCGATCTTCCTGGCCAGCGGGATGGGGGCCACGGCCCTGGCCCACCTGGCGGTGCTCCGCCCCGGCGACCACCTGCTCAGCAGCAGCTGGATCTACGGCGGCACCCAGGCACTGTTCGACGAGGAGCTGGGCCGGTTCGGGATCGAGATTACCTACGTCCGGCCGGACCAGCCCCGACTCTGGCGCCGCTCGGTGCGGAAGGGCACCCGCGCCATCTTCGTCGAGACGCCCACCAACCCGCTCATGCGGCTGGTGGACATGATCCCGGTGGCGCAGGTGGCCAAGGAATTCGGGCTCGCCCTCCTGGTCGACTCCACCTTCGCCAGCCCGATCAACTTCCGCCCACTGGAGCACGGCGCCGACGTGGCGATCACTAGCGCCACCAAGTACCTGAACGGCCACAGCGACGTCGTCGCCGGAGCCGTGGCGGGGTCGACCTCGCTGGTGGAGGAGGTCAACCGGCTGGTACGCCGGTGGGGTCAGGCGATCGATCCGCACACCGCCTGGATGGTCGACCGGGGGATGCGGACGCTGGCGCTCCGGATGGAGCGGCACAACATCAACGGACTGGCCGTCGCGCGCTGGGCCGAGGCGCAGGCGGGGTTCGCCAAGGTGCACTATCCCGGCCTGCCGTCGCATCCGGATCACCAGCGCGCCAAGAAGGTGCTCGACGGCTACGGCGGCATGGTGGGGCTGGAGCTCAAGGGCGGACCCAAAGCGGCGGAGCGGATGCTCAAACGGCTCAAGCTGATCCTCCACGCACCCAGCCTGGCCGGGGTGGAGTCGCTGGTCTCCGAGCCCCGCCTCACCTCCCACAAGGATCAGACGCCGTCGGCCCGGGCGGCGTTGGGCATTCCGGACGGCTTTCTCCGGCTGAGCTGCGGGATCGAGGACAGCGACGACATCATCGCTGATCTGGCGCAGGCGCTCGGGTGATTATTTTCCTTTCGTGATCCGCCTCTCCCACGTTCACAAGTCATATCCCAACGGCGCCCTGGCCCTCAAGGACGTCTCCTTCCGCGTGAGCAAGGGCGAGTTCGTGTTCCTCACGGGACACTCCGGCGCGGGGAAATCGACCATCATGAAGCTGCTCTTCGCGGAGCAGCGGCCCACTACGGGCGAGGTGCGGGTCTCGGGCTATAGCCTGGGCGACCTGCGCCCGGCGGAGGTCCCCAAGCTGCGCCGCCGGCTGGGCGTGGTGTTCCAGGACTTCCGCCTGCTGGAAGACCGCACCGCGGCCGAGAACATCGCCTTCGCGCTGGAAGTGACCGGCGCGCGGAGCGACACCATCGCCGCGCGGGTGATGCGGGTGCTCACCCAGGTGGGCCTCTCCGCCAAGAGCCGGGCCTACCCCCGGGAGCTCTCCGGCGGCGAGCAGCAGCGGGTAGCGATCGCCCGCGCACTGGTGAACGACCCGGCCATTCTGATCGCCGACGAGCCCACCGGCAACCTCGACGAGCGGGCCACCCGCGGCGTGTTCCAGCTGCTGCGCGACATCAACGCCGGGGGCACCGTGGTGGTGATGGCCACGCACGACCTCGATCTGGTGCGGCAGACCACCTACCGCACCATCGAGCTCCGCGATGGCTCGGTGGTGTACGATAGCGCCGAGGACGAGGCCGACGCGGCGGAGGCGGCCACGTGAGGCTGCTGACCCGGGAGGCCCTGCTCTCGTTTCGCCGCGCACCACTCCTCTCGGCGCTCTCCGTCACCACCATCGCCTTCTCGCTTTTTACTCTGGGCCTGTTCGGGCTGGTGGCCATCAACCTGCGCCAGGCGTTGCGGGGATTGGAGGAGCGGGTGGAGATCGTGGCGTTCGTCCTCCGCGGCACCCCGGCAGAGACGATCACGCTGGCTAGCCAGGATATCGCAGCGTTTCCCGAGGTGAAGGACGTGGCGTTCGTCACCGAGGAGCAGGCGTTGGCGCGGGCCCGGCAGGAGCTGGTCGAGTTTCGCGACGCGTACCGCGATCTGCAGGTGAACCCGCTGCCCGCCTCGATCGAGGTCCGGCTCAAGGAGGGGTACCGCGACGCGGCGACCGTGGAACGGGTGGCTCAGCGGCTTCGGGGCTTCGGCTTCGTGGAGGACGTCCGCTTCGGCCGGGACTGGGTCCGCAAGCTCGATCACCTGCGCAACATCACCGGACTGGTCGGGCTGGTGATCGGCCTCGCCTTCGCGGCGGTGGCGGTGGTGATCATCGGCGTCACCATCCGCCTGACCCTGATGCAGCGGGCCCGGGAGATCAGCGTCATGCGGTTGGTCGGCGCCACCAACTGGTTCATCCGGGGTCCGTTCCTGCTCGAGGGGGCGCTCAAGGGCATTCTTGGCGGCCTGCTCTCGCTGCTGCTCTGCTATGCCGGGTACCTGCTCTTCCGGGACAGCAGCGGCGGGACCTTTGCCGGGCTGGTCTTCTTCCGACCCGAGCAGATGCTGCTGATCCTGGTGTTCGGGTTCATGCTCGGTCTGGGCGGCAGTCTGGTGAGCGTGGGGCGGCACTTGAGGCATGTGTAGGGCGGCAAGGGCGGGCTCGGGGAGGGCGGTAAGGGCGGTAAAGCGTTTCGTGCACAACCTCACCGTCCTTACCGCCCTTACCTCCCTCGCCGCCCCGGCCCATGCCCAGCAGCCCTCCGAGCTCGAGGAGAGTCGCCGTCGCCTGGAGGAGATCCGGCGGGAACGGGATCGGCTGCAGGAGCAGCAGCTCCGGCTCCAGGGGCAGGTCCACGACGTACACGACGAGCTCAGCAACCTGGAGCGGCAGCGGGAGTCGACCCAGCGGATCGTGAGCGAGATCGAGCGCCAGATCGGCGGACTGGCGTCCCAGCTCGACCGGTCCAGCGCGGAGCTCATCCTGGCGGAGGACAATCTTGCCGAACGCCGCGCCGTGCTGGAACGCCGGCTGGTGGACATCTACAAGCGTGGCCCGCTCTACACCTTCCAGGCGCTCCTCGCGGCCGAATCGTTCGGCCAGCTGCTCAGTCGCTACAAGTACCTCTACCTGACCAGCCGGCAGGATCGTGCGCTGGTGACCGACGTCGAGCACCTGCGCAACCGTGTGGTGAGCGAGCGGAACAATATCCTCGACGTGCGCAAGCAACTCGACCGGTCCCGGGAGGAGCGCGAGGCCGAATACGCCAAGTACAGTCAGCTTGCCGAAGCCAGGTCGCGCCGGCTGGATGCGCTGCAGCGGTCCGCCCGAAGCACGGAGCGACGGCTCACCACCCTGCAGAAGGACGAGGCCCGGCTCAACGGTCTCCTGGCCGCGCTGGAACGGGCCCGCCGAGACGAGGCGGCCCGAGGGGCGCTCCGCGGCGGTGTAAGCACGCCGGGCTCGATTACCACCGCCGACCTGGGAAAGCTGGACTGGCCCGTCGAAGGGACGATCGTCTACCGTTTCGGGCGGGACACGCTGCCGAGTGGCGGCATCATCCGGTGGAACGGACTCGGGATCGCCGCCGCGGTGGGCACGCCGGTGAAAGCGGTGGAATCGGGGAAGGTGCGACTGGTGGGACAGTTCGGCACGTATGGACTGACGATCGTTTTGGAGCACGGCAACGGCTACTACTCGGTGTACTCCCACCTGCTGAGCGCCGGCGTGCGCCTGGCGGCCGCCGTGGCCAAAGGGGAAGTCATCGGTACGGTCGGCGGGCAGAACTCGGATTACGGCCCGCACCTGCACTTCGAGATCCGAGGCGAGAACCAGGTGGCGCTGGATCCCGCGGAGTGGCTGCGCCGGAAGTAGTCACTCCGCGATGCCGATCCGCTCCCCCGTCTGGGCCTTCCCCCGCATGAGTGCCGCCTCGACCAGCGCATACATGTCATCGGGCTGGGCCGCAGCCGGATGGGGAAACGAGACGATGCCGGCGCTGAAGCTGGGGCGCTCCGCCGCCGCGCCCGGCTCCGCCGCCAGGGTGCCGAGCCGCTCCCGCATGCGGGTCACGCTCCGGCGCGCGCCCTGGGTCCCGGTCTCGGGCAGCACGATGGCGAACTCGTCGCGATCATACCGGGACACGAAGTCGGGCAGGCGCAGCTCGCGGCGGAGCCGGACGCCCACTTCCCGCCGCATCTCCTCGCCCGCGGCTGTGGCGTCCGCGCCGGCCGCGACGTCGAGCAGCACCAGGCTGAAGCTCAGGGAGTACCGGCGGGCCCGCTCGAACTCCTCCTGCAGCCGGCGATCGAGCAGCTGGATCTCGTGCTTGGCATCGCGGTGCGAGCCGGATCCATTCTCCAGCGCGCGCGCGGCCGTCTGGGCCAGAGTCGCCGCCAGCTCCAACTGCGCCGCGCTGAGGTGGGGCTGACTGGATCCGGGTCGGAGCAGGAGCACGGCGGGGACCGCCGTCTCGGCGAGCACGGGCAGGACCACCAGAGTCCCGGCCGGGACGTCCGGCGCCGCGCCCTGGACATCCGGCATGGTCACCGGCCGGCGGCTCCGTATCGCTTCGGCGATCTCGGGGTAGCGGGAGAGGTCAAGCCGTGGCTCGGTGTGGCCGTTCGCCATCTCGGCGACGACTCGACCCTCCTCCTCACCTGGGGTGGTGAGCACGAAGGAGCAGCGCGCGAGGGCGAAGGCGCGGGCCAGCCGGCGCACCAGGG
The Gemmatimonadales bacterium genome window above contains:
- a CDS encoding PLP-dependent aspartate aminotransferase family protein codes for the protein MTPRRLGLSTTAIHGNPHRRADWSPVAPSIVQSSTFTNPVGSQEDILYGRYGNTPNQVSVAAKYALLEGAEDAIFLASGMGATALAHLAVLRPGDHLLSSSWIYGGTQALFDEELGRFGIEITYVRPDQPRLWRRSVRKGTRAIFVETPTNPLMRLVDMIPVAQVAKEFGLALLVDSTFASPINFRPLEHGADVAITSATKYLNGHSDVVAGAVAGSTSLVEEVNRLVRRWGQAIDPHTAWMVDRGMRTLALRMERHNINGLAVARWAEAQAGFAKVHYPGLPSHPDHQRAKKVLDGYGGMVGLELKGGPKAAERMLKRLKLILHAPSLAGVESLVSEPRLTSHKDQTPSARAALGIPDGFLRLSCGIEDSDDIIADLAQALG
- the ftsE gene encoding cell division ATP-binding protein FtsE, whose product is MIRLSHVHKSYPNGALALKDVSFRVSKGEFVFLTGHSGAGKSTIMKLLFAEQRPTTGEVRVSGYSLGDLRPAEVPKLRRRLGVVFQDFRLLEDRTAAENIAFALEVTGARSDTIAARVMRVLTQVGLSAKSRAYPRELSGGEQQRVAIARALVNDPAILIADEPTGNLDERATRGVFQLLRDINAGGTVVVMATHDLDLVRQTTYRTIELRDGSVVYDSAEDEADAAEAAT
- a CDS encoding permease-like cell division protein FtsX, with product MRLLTREALLSFRRAPLLSALSVTTIAFSLFTLGLFGLVAINLRQALRGLEERVEIVAFVLRGTPAETITLASQDIAAFPEVKDVAFVTEEQALARARQELVEFRDAYRDLQVNPLPASIEVRLKEGYRDAATVERVAQRLRGFGFVEDVRFGRDWVRKLDHLRNITGLVGLVIGLAFAAVAVVIIGVTIRLTLMQRAREISVMRLVGATNWFIRGPFLLEGALKGILGGLLSLLLCYAGYLLFRDSSGGTFAGLVFFRPEQMLLILVFGFMLGLGGSLVSVGRHLRHV
- a CDS encoding peptidoglycan DD-metalloendopeptidase family protein, with the translated sequence MHNLTVLTALTSLAAPAHAQQPSELEESRRRLEEIRRERDRLQEQQLRLQGQVHDVHDELSNLERQRESTQRIVSEIERQIGGLASQLDRSSAELILAEDNLAERRAVLERRLVDIYKRGPLYTFQALLAAESFGQLLSRYKYLYLTSRQDRALVTDVEHLRNRVVSERNNILDVRKQLDRSREEREAEYAKYSQLAEARSRRLDALQRSARSTERRLTTLQKDEARLNGLLAALERARRDEAARGALRGGVSTPGSITTADLGKLDWPVEGTIVYRFGRDTLPSGGIIRWNGLGIAAAVGTPVKAVESGKVRLVGQFGTYGLTIVLEHGNGYYSVYSHLLSAGVRLAAAVAKGEVIGTVGGQNSDYGPHLHFEIRGENQVALDPAEWLRRK
- a CDS encoding diguanylate cyclase codes for the protein MTNGNHPEPLARLRLVLTGDASARPEGLERALTRAGFHLTEVLPPTGEAPPDALLITLARHDDGRMAQALESLGQSPPRVVLFATESHEAPTAALGAGADDALAAPVHFPELCARIEARIRDRQAPRRTPYEAQVRRALEDLLAEARGTLQPAEIVLALVRRLARAFALARCSFVLTTPGEEEGRVVAEMANGHTEPRLDLSRYPEIAEAIRSRRPVTMPDVQGAAPDVPAGTLVVLPVLAETAVPAVLLLRPGSSQPHLSAAQLELAATLAQTAARALENGSGSHRDAKHEIQLLDRRLQEEFERARRYSLSFSLVLLDVAAGADATAAGEEMRREVGVRLRRELRLPDFVSRYDRDEFAIVLPETGTQGARRSVTRMRERLGTLAAEPGAAAERPSFSAGIVSFPHPAAAQPDDMYALVEAALMRGKAQTGERIGIAE